The genomic segment GTTCGCGTTGCAGGAGCGTCTCGAACACGGTGCGCGTGTCGAGGTCTGCAAGGCGCCCGGCGAGCTGGGACAGCTCCTGGAGCGCCTGTTTCTTGCTGCTGGCCTTCAGCGACGGCACGATGCCGTCGGCCGGAAGTATGTCAGACAGCTGAACCATGGGATTGTCCTTCACCTAGTGTGCCGGATATCCGGCCCCTTGCGAGGGATACGGTCGGCGGACCTAAGCCGCCCCCCGGGCGCTCAGCGCGCTGGGATCGATCCAACCGATATTCCCGTCGTCCCGGCGATAGACGACATTCAACCCGCCATGGGCGGCGTTGCGGAACAGAACGACGGGCGCATCGGAAATGTCGAGCTGCATCACGGCCTCGCCCACCGTCAGCTCGTTGAGCTGGGCGGTATCCTCGGCAATGACGACCGGATTGAGATCCGGCGGCTCGTTGCTCTCCTCCCCGGCGGCGGCGATCACGAACCGCGTCGCCTCGAAGCTCTCCACCGGCTCGCGCCTGTGGGCATGATGGTCCTTGAGCCGCCGCTTGTAGCGCCTGAGCCTCTTCTCCAAACGGTCCGCCGCCTGGTCGAAGCTGACGCGCGCGTCCGACGCCTGGGCGCTCGTATGCAGGGTGATGCCCGTCGTGAGATGAAGCGTGCAGTCCGTCTGGAACATGCTGCGCTCCTTCTCCACGGTGACCAGGGCGTTCACCGTACCGTCGAAATACTTGCCGACATCGCCTTCGAGCCGGTGCTCGATATGCGTACGCAGGGCATCGCCGACGTCG from the Kaustia mangrovi genome contains:
- the hpf gene encoding ribosome hibernation-promoting factor, HPF/YfiA family — protein: MQIQIIGKNFDVGDALRTHIEHRLEGDVGKYFDGTVNALVTVEKERSMFQTDCTLHLTTGITLHTSAQASDARVSFDQAADRLEKRLRRYKRRLKDHHAHRREPVESFEATRFVIAAAGEESNEPPDLNPVVIAEDTAQLNELTVGEAVMQLDISDAPVVLFRNAAHGGLNVVYRRDDGNIGWIDPSALSARGAA